In the genome of Halarsenatibacter silvermanii, one region contains:
- a CDS encoding nucleotidyltransferase family protein: MAELAVDSFNVDEVWIFGSLATKKMRKNSDIDIMVSGLPMEKYWSFFKKAEELAYPFKIDIVLREKASSALKKRVKREGVKLTGEEKNNQLFSG; encoded by the coding sequence GTGGCTGAACTGGCAGTTGACAGCTTTAATGTGGATGAAGTATGGATATTTGGCTCGCTTGCCACAAAAAAAATGCGTAAAAATTCTGATATAGATATCATGGTTTCTGGCCTCCCCATGGAAAAGTACTGGTCTTTTTTCAAAAAAGCTGAAGAATTAGCTTACCCTTTTAAGATTGATATTGTACTCCGTGAAAAAGCTTCCAGTGCTCTAAAAAAGAGAGTCAAACGGGAAGGAGTAAAACTTACAGGTGAAGAAAAAAATAATCAGCTATTTTCAGGGTAA
- the mntA gene encoding type VII toxin-antitoxin system MntA family adenylyltransferase antitoxin: MEELITELLREKEEIIFAYIFGSVVSGLDNKLSDVDLAIYVDEENIKETGSFGYRSRVIVELEKAVGEKIDLVILNNASVTLSYEILQKGKLLFTRSNSLRREFQENIMRKYLDFLPLLAVQEKYQKKRLREGRFGR, encoded by the coding sequence TTGGAGGAATTAATCACAGAGCTTTTGCGGGAAAAAGAGGAAATAATCTTTGCCTATATCTTTGGTTCGGTGGTTTCGGGCCTGGATAACAAACTCAGTGATGTGGACCTGGCAATTTATGTGGATGAAGAAAATATAAAAGAAACGGGTAGTTTTGGCTACAGAAGCAGGGTTATTGTGGAGCTTGAGAAAGCTGTGGGAGAAAAAATTGATCTTGTTATTCTCAACAATGCTTCAGTGACTCTGTCCTATGAAATACTGCAAAAAGGCAAACTGCTTTTTACTCGTTCCAATTCACTCCGCAGAGAATTTCAGGAAAACATTATGAGAAAGTATCTGGATTTTTTGCCCCTGCTTGCGGTGCAGGAAAAATATCAGAAAAAGCGCCTGCGCGAAGGGAGATTTGGGAGGTAA
- a CDS encoding ABC transporter permease, with translation MRKYRLELGLVVITFLVWLLFIITSPDTFLSPDIYFTFMTTVPFVGLLALGLTFVLAIGEINLTFPSTMAVGGLFFGLAFSATNSIILGVLAALAGGFIVGLTNGILITKVGMPSIVASLGMMFFLRGAVTLLTDGSSIVMTGISEHSLYPLFTGTILFIPMQTVWFLILSIFLGFILYRHQFGDNVLFTGDNAHTAELMGISVTKTKIAVFIIMAMLAALSGVMDVFRLRTWWPTQGEGYFMTAFATVFVGGTSMKGGQGTIFGTFLAAFLIGSLEAGIVAAGLAGFWTQLIYGFIIVVSVSIHTYLRKIGAT, from the coding sequence ATGAGAAAATATCGTCTGGAACTGGGTCTGGTAGTCATTACATTTCTGGTCTGGTTATTGTTTATCATAACCAGCCCCGATACATTTCTCAGTCCTGATATATATTTTACATTTATGACCACAGTGCCATTCGTGGGGCTTTTAGCTTTAGGGCTGACCTTTGTGCTGGCAATCGGAGAGATAAATCTTACCTTCCCCTCAACTATGGCAGTAGGTGGTCTTTTCTTCGGTCTGGCTTTTTCGGCCACCAACAGCATCATACTGGGGGTTCTGGCAGCCCTGGCCGGCGGTTTTATAGTGGGTTTGACCAACGGCATTCTCATTACCAAAGTGGGCATGCCCTCAATAGTGGCTTCGCTGGGTATGATGTTTTTTCTGCGGGGAGCGGTTACCCTGCTAACTGATGGTTCTTCAATAGTCATGACCGGAATTTCTGAACATTCTCTTTATCCGCTATTTACCGGAACGATTTTATTTATTCCTATGCAGACCGTCTGGTTTTTAATTCTTTCAATTTTTCTCGGCTTCATTCTTTATAGACATCAATTTGGGGATAATGTACTATTCACAGGAGATAATGCCCATACAGCCGAGCTTATGGGTATTAGTGTGACAAAAACAAAAATCGCGGTATTTATAATTATGGCCATGCTGGCCGCTTTATCAGGTGTTATGGATGTTTTTCGACTGCGAACGTGGTGGCCTACTCAGGGTGAAGGTTACTTTATGACAGCTTTCGCCACTGTGTTTGTAGGAGGAACTTCCATGAAAGGGGGCCAGGGTACTATCTTTGGAACTTTTCTGGCTGCTTTTCTTATCGGTTCTCTGGAAGCGGGTATTGTAGCAGCAGGTCTGGCTGGCTTTTGGACCCAGCTAATATACGGTTTTATAATTGTTGTTTCTGTTTCCATACACACCTATCTGCGCAAAATTGGGGCAACTTGA
- a CDS encoding uroporphyrinogen decarboxylase family protein, with protein sequence MNSRERFELTIEHREPDRVPVDLGGSIVTSLTAGAYEQLAEYKELDAEAEMIDIVQGLIEPPEILKQEYGCDFARLAMGDPEGWELEIKDGRFADEFGIVRQQAGIYYDIVEFPLADADIDDLETFDWPDPSDPGRTEGLKKKARQLYQESDYVLIADMIFGGLFEQAQRLRGYENFMLDLKMNQKFAHALLDKLLEIYTDFYRKYIDAVGDYVHIFALADDLGTQNNLMISPQTYREFIKPRQRELYDFIREKSGETSIFHHSCGAIFPLIGDLIEIGVDILQSVQTSAAGMDPEKLKQEYGSDITFHGAIDVQQMLPKAEPREVKEKCQEIIEIMSEDGGYIFSPAHNIQPDTPPENIEAMFAAVREVN encoded by the coding sequence TTGAATTCCAGAGAGAGATTTGAGCTGACAATAGAACACAGAGAACCGGACAGAGTTCCTGTTGATCTGGGGGGCAGCATAGTAACTTCGCTGACAGCCGGCGCCTATGAACAGCTGGCGGAGTATAAAGAACTTGACGCTGAAGCGGAGATGATAGACATAGTTCAGGGTTTGATCGAACCCCCGGAGATTCTCAAGCAGGAATATGGCTGTGATTTTGCCCGGCTGGCCATGGGAGATCCCGAAGGCTGGGAGCTGGAAATAAAAGATGGGCGCTTTGCCGATGAGTTCGGTATAGTGCGCCAGCAGGCCGGCATCTACTATGATATTGTGGAATTTCCTCTGGCTGACGCCGATATTGATGATCTGGAAACCTTTGACTGGCCCGATCCGTCGGATCCAGGCCGCACCGAAGGGCTAAAGAAAAAAGCTCGCCAGCTTTATCAGGAAAGCGATTATGTGCTCATTGCCGATATGATATTTGGAGGCCTCTTTGAACAGGCTCAGCGTCTGCGGGGATATGAAAATTTTATGCTGGATCTGAAGATGAATCAGAAATTTGCCCATGCCCTCCTGGATAAGCTGCTGGAGATATATACCGATTTTTATCGGAAATATATCGATGCCGTCGGTGATTATGTGCATATATTCGCTCTGGCCGATGATCTGGGCACGCAGAACAATTTGATGATCTCTCCCCAAACCTACCGCGAATTCATAAAACCCAGGCAGCGTGAGCTTTACGATTTTATCAGGGAGAAAAGCGGTGAAACCAGCATTTTTCACCATTCCTGTGGAGCTATTTTCCCGCTGATCGGTGACCTGATTGAAATTGGAGTGGACATCCTGCAGTCAGTGCAGACCAGTGCAGCCGGTATGGATCCCGAGAAGCTAAAGCAAGAATATGGTTCCGACATAACCTTCCACGGCGCCATCGATGTACAGCAGATGCTGCCAAAGGCAGAACCCAGAGAAGTGAAGGAAAAATGCCAGGAAATTATAGAGATTATGAGTGAAGATGGCGGCTATATCTTCTCGCCGGCGCACAATATACAGCCCGATACTCCGCCGGAAAATATCGAAGCGATGTTTGCCGCTGTCCGGGAGGTTAACTGA
- a CDS encoding uroporphyrinogen decarboxylase family protein, whose product MQPRTRVEMALEKKEPDRCPLFCSYTPEFADRLRQDMDLKEKEVEEDDHLLERRVGQDMLLTSVGWATSYYQEEGDYVDEWGVGWQSVEYETRFGQGRYTEMTDHPLAADEMVDDYQPPDPDRDHLYQGARRKLNKFRDKYYICGGVVTTIFETAWALRGLDRLLMDFLEKPELAEKILDIPYEYHRQVAKRLTRMGVDMIWLGDDMGAQDKMLISPQLWRKFFRGKMANIISEVKEINPDVKVAYHSDGYIKPIIPDLIDIGLDVLNPVQPKCMDPARLKEEFGDRLCFWGAVDEQETLPFGSREDVISEVKKRLKTVGRGGGFIIGPTHHLQLDTPLENFWAMVDTVKKTGYSNWGNGN is encoded by the coding sequence TTGCAGCCCAGGACAAGAGTTGAGATGGCACTGGAGAAAAAAGAACCCGACCGCTGCCCCCTGTTTTGCAGCTATACCCCGGAATTTGCTGACAGATTAAGACAGGATATGGATCTGAAAGAAAAGGAAGTAGAAGAAGATGATCACCTGCTGGAGAGAAGGGTAGGGCAGGATATGCTGCTGACCTCTGTGGGCTGGGCGACCTCCTATTATCAGGAGGAAGGCGATTATGTCGATGAATGGGGTGTGGGCTGGCAGTCGGTCGAATACGAGACCCGCTTTGGCCAGGGGCGCTATACGGAGATGACCGATCATCCGCTGGCCGCAGATGAGATGGTTGATGATTATCAGCCACCTGATCCTGATCGCGATCATCTCTATCAGGGAGCCCGGAGAAAACTGAATAAATTTCGGGATAAATACTATATCTGCGGTGGTGTGGTTACCACTATCTTCGAGACAGCCTGGGCTCTGCGGGGGCTTGATCGTCTGCTTATGGATTTTCTGGAAAAACCCGAACTGGCCGAAAAAATACTCGATATCCCCTATGAATACCACCGGCAGGTGGCAAAAAGATTGACCCGTATGGGTGTTGATATGATCTGGCTGGGAGATGATATGGGAGCTCAGGATAAAATGCTTATCTCTCCTCAGCTGTGGCGGAAATTTTTTCGAGGAAAGATGGCCAATATCATCAGTGAGGTAAAGGAGATAAATCCAGATGTCAAAGTAGCCTATCATTCAGATGGATATATTAAACCCATCATACCCGATTTGATCGATATAGGCCTGGATGTGCTTAACCCGGTTCAGCCCAAATGCATGGATCCCGCCCGGTTAAAAGAGGAATTCGGCGACAGGCTCTGCTTTTGGGGGGCTGTGGATGAACAGGAGACGCTGCCCTTCGGTTCGCGGGAAGATGTTATCTCCGAGGTGAAAAAGCGTCTGAAGACGGTGGGCAGAGGTGGAGGATTTATCATAGGCCCCACCCATCATCTGCAGCTGGATACGCCTCTGGAGAATTTCTGGGCCATGGTGGATACCGTGAAAAAAACTGGATACAGCAACTGGGGGAATGGAAATTGA
- the araA gene encoding L-arabinose isomerase: protein MKISEYELWLVAGSQHLYGEKALEEVEENARKIVSSFQEKPEIPQAVEFKGVLTEAEEITALMREANADESCSGLIIWMHTFSPAQMWMKGLKVLEKPFVHLHTQFNRDIPWTEIDMDYMNINQSAHGGREFGYITARLDIDNKVIVGHWQEEEVEKELGVWARAAAAWQDMQEARIARFGDNMRRVAVTEGDKISARRDFGYSVEGFGLGDLTGCMEEITEDRIDRLIESYQQDFELAEELKPGGKYHQSLREQARIEAGLREFLKKGDFKAFTTTFENLHGLKQLPGLAVQRLMADGYGFGAEGDWKTAALVRAMKVMGEGLEGGSTFMEQYTYHLEPGRKKVLGAHMLEVCPTIAESKPRLEIHPLDIGGREDPVRAVFNSDTGRALNASVIDMGNRFRLIVNEVEAVNPEKELEKLPVARTLWRPRPDFKKAVKDWIEAGGAHHTGFSLALKPDHLKEFARIADLEFIEAGGG from the coding sequence TTGAAAATTTCAGAATATGAACTGTGGCTGGTGGCGGGAAGCCAGCATCTTTACGGGGAAAAGGCCCTGGAGGAAGTGGAAGAAAATGCCCGCAAAATTGTTTCTTCTTTTCAGGAAAAGCCTGAAATACCGCAGGCGGTGGAGTTTAAAGGAGTGCTGACAGAAGCAGAAGAGATCACAGCTTTGATGCGGGAGGCGAATGCTGATGAAAGCTGCAGCGGACTTATCATCTGGATGCACACTTTCTCTCCGGCCCAGATGTGGATGAAAGGGCTCAAGGTGCTGGAAAAACCCTTTGTTCACCTGCACACCCAGTTCAATCGCGATATACCCTGGACCGAGATAGATATGGATTATATGAATATAAATCAGTCGGCCCACGGCGGCAGAGAATTTGGTTATATTACAGCCAGGCTGGATATTGATAATAAGGTGATCGTGGGTCACTGGCAGGAAGAAGAGGTTGAAAAGGAGCTGGGCGTCTGGGCCAGGGCGGCAGCAGCCTGGCAGGATATGCAGGAAGCCAGGATAGCCCGTTTTGGTGATAATATGCGCAGAGTGGCGGTCACTGAGGGGGATAAGATTTCTGCCCGACGGGATTTTGGCTATTCCGTTGAAGGTTTTGGTCTGGGAGATTTGACCGGCTGCATGGAAGAGATCACAGAAGATAGGATAGACCGGCTGATAGAGAGTTATCAGCAGGATTTTGAGCTGGCAGAAGAGCTAAAACCCGGCGGTAAATATCATCAATCGCTGCGGGAACAGGCCAGAATAGAGGCAGGCTTGCGAGAATTTCTAAAAAAAGGTGATTTTAAGGCCTTCACCACTACCTTCGAAAATCTGCACGGCCTCAAACAGCTGCCCGGACTGGCCGTTCAGCGCCTGATGGCTGACGGCTACGGATTTGGAGCCGAGGGAGACTGGAAGACAGCAGCTCTGGTCAGAGCCATGAAGGTCATGGGTGAGGGACTGGAAGGCGGCAGCACTTTTATGGAGCAGTACACCTATCACCTCGAGCCCGGCCGAAAAAAAGTTTTGGGAGCTCATATGCTGGAAGTCTGTCCCACTATAGCTGAATCTAAACCTCGTCTGGAGATACATCCTCTGGATATCGGCGGTCGGGAGGATCCTGTGCGGGCTGTCTTCAATTCGGACACAGGCAGGGCGTTGAATGCTTCCGTGATCGATATGGGGAATAGATTTCGCCTCATAGTCAATGAAGTGGAAGCAGTAAATCCTGAAAAAGAGCTGGAAAAGCTGCCCGTAGCCCGCACTCTGTGGCGGCCCCGACCCGATTTCAAAAAGGCCGTAAAGGATTGGATAGAGGCCGGGGGCGCCCATCATACCGGTTTTTCTCTGGCTCTGAAGCCGGATCATCTCAAAGAGTTTGCCCGTATAGCTGATCTGGAATTTATAGAAGCAGGAGGAGGATAA
- a CDS encoding galactokinase, whose product MPDRLENLADIMKTVFADKKSRADSALKYFRAPGRVNLIGGHTDYNDGFVLPVAIDREIVLAAELRSDKKVRAYSCNFAEQASFQLDDIAYDEEVNWINYIQGIAYFLQEAGYRLQGMDAVIAGDVPVGAGLSSSAALEVSTAVTFSRLNRLDIDRISLARICRRAENEFVGVKCGIMDQFISALGRKNSAMFLDCRTEEFELLPAAGEDFKIVVADTGVEHNLASSAYNKRQQQCQEAVRYFDRWLEKPVKALRDINPAELAEHREKLPEIIERRCRHVLEENERVRECLQALKAGQIKRAGKLITLSHESLRDLYEVSCEELDLMVELALEVEGTMGARMTGAGFGGGTVNLVKKEVIEEFREFVGSGYRQKTGIDPDIYVCDIVEGAGELQK is encoded by the coding sequence ATGCCCGACCGATTAGAAAATCTGGCAGATATCATGAAGACTGTATTTGCAGATAAAAAATCCAGGGCTGATTCTGCCCTAAAATATTTTAGGGCTCCGGGCAGGGTCAATCTGATCGGCGGTCATACCGACTATAATGATGGTTTTGTGCTGCCGGTAGCCATAGACCGGGAAATTGTGTTAGCCGCAGAATTACGTTCGGACAAAAAAGTGCGGGCTTATTCCTGCAATTTTGCAGAGCAGGCCAGCTTTCAGCTGGATGATATAGCTTATGATGAAGAAGTTAACTGGATAAATTACATTCAGGGGATCGCTTATTTTCTGCAGGAAGCTGGATACAGGCTGCAGGGTATGGATGCAGTTATTGCTGGTGATGTGCCGGTGGGAGCTGGACTCAGTTCTTCGGCAGCTCTGGAGGTGTCGACAGCTGTAACGTTTTCGCGGCTTAACCGCCTGGATATAGACAGAATCAGTCTGGCCCGGATCTGCCGGCGGGCTGAGAATGAATTTGTAGGGGTGAAATGCGGTATAATGGATCAGTTTATTTCTGCTCTGGGCCGTAAAAACTCGGCCATGTTTCTGGATTGTCGCACGGAGGAATTTGAGCTTTTGCCGGCGGCAGGGGAGGATTTTAAAATAGTGGTGGCCGATACCGGAGTTGAGCACAATCTGGCCAGCTCGGCTTACAATAAAAGACAGCAGCAGTGTCAGGAGGCCGTGAGATATTTTGATCGCTGGCTGGAAAAACCAGTAAAGGCTCTGCGCGATATCAACCCGGCTGAGCTGGCAGAGCACCGGGAAAAATTGCCGGAAATTATTGAGCGGAGATGCCGCCATGTCCTGGAAGAAAATGAACGTGTGCGGGAATGTCTGCAGGCTTTGAAAGCAGGACAGATTAAAAGAGCCGGAAAGCTTATTACTCTTTCGCATGAAAGTCTGCGTGATCTTTATGAAGTCAGCTGTGAAGAGCTGGATCTGATGGTGGAGCTGGCTCTGGAGGTTGAAGGAACAATGGGAGCCCGGATGACCGGTGCTGGTTTCGGGGGCGGCACGGTTAACCTGGTAAAAAAGGAAGTGATTGAAGAATTTAGAGAATTTGTGGGCAGCGGTTATCGTCAAAAGACCGGTATTGATCCAGATATTTACGTCTGCGATATCGTCGAGGGAGCGGGTGAATTGCAGAAGTAA
- a CDS encoding ATP-binding cassette domain-containing protein produces the protein MKISLVEMKNIHKKFGEVTALRGVDLEVGENEVVGLLGDNGAGKSTLIKILSGVMPPTKGEVRIKGDKIDTSSYSVNKARELGIETVYQEKALGEKQPIWRNIFIGRHIKNRFGFIDVKKTKEETRRIMREIMGLTGEGARPDAKVSSLSGGERQGIAIGRAMYFEADLVILDEPTMALSLKEVEKVLNFIEKVKESGKSCVYISHNIANVYPVSDRFVALDRGEKVGVYHKDECSLEELNEELIMATERELS, from the coding sequence ATGAAAATCAGTTTAGTTGAAATGAAAAATATCCATAAGAAATTTGGAGAAGTAACAGCTCTCAGAGGAGTTGACCTGGAGGTGGGCGAGAACGAAGTGGTTGGGCTGCTTGGCGATAATGGGGCGGGCAAATCTACACTCATTAAAATTTTGAGTGGAGTTATGCCCCCTACAAAAGGAGAGGTACGTATAAAAGGAGATAAAATAGATACCAGCAGTTATTCTGTCAATAAAGCCAGGGAACTGGGGATAGAGACTGTTTATCAGGAAAAAGCTCTGGGTGAAAAGCAGCCAATCTGGCGCAATATTTTCATAGGCCGCCATATCAAAAATCGTTTTGGTTTCATCGACGTAAAGAAAACGAAAGAAGAAACCCGCCGGATAATGAGGGAGATCATGGGGCTTACCGGCGAAGGAGCCCGGCCCGATGCAAAAGTTTCTTCACTTTCTGGAGGGGAGCGTCAGGGGATAGCCATAGGCAGAGCCATGTATTTTGAAGCGGATCTTGTCATACTGGATGAGCCGACCATGGCGCTTTCTTTAAAAGAAGTAGAGAAAGTGCTGAATTTTATTGAGAAGGTAAAAGAAAGCGGCAAATCCTGTGTATATATCTCCCATAATATTGCCAATGTTTATCCGGTCTCAGATAGATTTGTTGCTCTGGACAGAGGCGAGAAAGTTGGCGTGTATCACAAAGATGAATGCAGCCTGGAAGAATTAAATGAAGAATTGATTATGGCAACCGAAAGAGAATTAAGCTGA
- the mntA gene encoding type VII toxin-antitoxin system MntA family adenylyltransferase antitoxin, with protein MKKKIISYFQGKPEIIAVYLFGSLADGADDKFSLNSDIDVALMLKEEGALPTFDYRLQVMTELADILQREVDVIIFSRADLRLKHQILKGELLIGRDSKERIRREKRSRQKYLDMRYFYDIYEEKLGKEL; from the coding sequence GTGAAGAAAAAAATAATCAGCTATTTTCAGGGTAAGCCGGAGATTATTGCAGTCTATCTTTTCGGTTCTCTGGCTGATGGGGCTGATGATAAATTTTCCCTCAACAGTGATATCGATGTGGCTCTGATGCTGAAGGAGGAGGGCGCGCTACCGACTTTTGACTATCGGCTCCAGGTCATGACTGAGCTGGCCGATATTCTGCAGAGAGAGGTAGATGTCATTATCTTTTCTCGGGCGGATCTGCGGCTCAAACATCAGATTTTAAAGGGAGAATTGCTAATCGGCCGCGACAGCAAAGAGAGAATCCGCAGGGAAAAGCGTTCCCGTCAAAAATACCTGGATATGAGGTATTTTTATGATATATACGAAGAAAAACTGGGAAAGGAGCTGTAA
- a CDS encoding sugar ABC transporter substrate-binding protein codes for MLKKVSLSLALMLVIGLVFTVPAMAEEDPLVIYFFPGGPEGGPFSTIVYNGADYADEVLGDRVDVRYRWSDWSPEQMVTQFQEAVAANPDGIAIMGHPGDDALEPHVENAKEQGITVTSQNTTLPALEERYVDEGFGYAGQDLYDSGYMLGEAAVERAELGEGDSAFIWGLKAQPERGQRTQGAVDAVEEAGVEVDYMEISSEVDADASAGIPVISGYLAENPDTDLVITDHGALTSTMDTYFEAAGKEPGEIYGAGFDLSTATLDAIQEGYVQLVHDQQPFLQGFLPIMQIYISENYEFSGLHIDTGSGLVHEDNVDVLAPLVEEGIR; via the coding sequence ATGCTAAAGAAAGTTTCCTTATCTCTGGCTTTGATGCTGGTGATCGGACTTGTCTTTACTGTTCCGGCCATGGCAGAAGAAGATCCTCTGGTTATTTACTTTTTCCCGGGCGGACCTGAAGGAGGACCATTTTCGACGATAGTATATAATGGTGCGGACTATGCTGACGAAGTGCTGGGCGATAGAGTCGACGTAAGATATCGCTGGTCGGACTGGAGTCCGGAACAGATGGTGACTCAATTTCAGGAAGCTGTGGCTGCCAATCCCGACGGTATAGCCATTATGGGTCATCCCGGTGATGATGCTTTAGAACCCCACGTGGAAAATGCCAAGGAGCAGGGTATAACAGTCACCAGCCAGAATACTACACTGCCCGCCCTGGAGGAGAGATACGTGGACGAAGGTTTTGGCTACGCCGGTCAGGACCTCTATGATTCGGGTTATATGCTGGGTGAGGCAGCTGTAGAAAGAGCCGAGCTGGGTGAAGGCGACAGCGCCTTTATCTGGGGCCTCAAAGCTCAGCCCGAACGAGGCCAGAGAACACAGGGAGCAGTTGATGCTGTAGAAGAAGCCGGCGTTGAAGTGGATTATATGGAGATTTCTTCTGAGGTCGATGCCGATGCCTCCGCTGGCATCCCTGTAATTTCCGGTTATCTGGCCGAAAATCCCGATACTGATCTGGTTATCACCGATCATGGTGCTCTCACTTCCACAATGGACACCTATTTTGAAGCTGCCGGCAAAGAACCCGGCGAGATTTATGGCGCCGGCTTTGATCTCTCAACGGCTACACTGGATGCAATTCAGGAGGGCTATGTCCAGCTGGTTCACGATCAGCAGCCATTCCTGCAGGGTTTTCTGCCCATTATGCAGATTTATATCTCCGAAAATTATGAATTTTCAGGCCTTCACATCGATACCGGTTCAGGTCTTGTGCATGAAGATAACGTAGATGTTCTGGCTCCCCTGGTAGAGGAAGGAATTAGATAA
- the hepT gene encoding type VII toxin-antitoxin system HepT family RNase toxin gives MVDPEVVKSKLIKLEEYIQELKEYNDIELTDYKNDKIKKRYLERTLQLALESILDIGNHIISDERLGSPNNNADIIKILTEHKIFDVSEEKKEQYIRMAKFRNILGHDYAEIEDEIIVNILNNHLEDFKTIFNFYRDYIG, from the coding sequence ATGGTGGATCCAGAAGTAGTTAAAAGCAAACTGATCAAACTGGAGGAATATATCCAGGAACTTAAAGAATATAATGATATTGAGCTGACAGACTATAAAAATGATAAAATTAAAAAGCGCTATCTGGAACGAACGCTGCAGCTGGCACTGGAATCAATCCTGGATATCGGCAATCATATTATAAGTGATGAAAGACTGGGTAGCCCCAACAATAATGCTGATATCATCAAAATCCTGACTGAACATAAAATTTTCGATGTCAGCGAAGAGAAAAAAGAACAGTACATCAGGATGGCTAAATTCAGAAACATCCTGGGCCATGATTATGCTGAGATAGAGGATGAAATCATTGTCAATATTTTGAACAATCACCTGGAAGACTTCAAAACTATATTCAACTTTTATCGGGATTATATTGGCTAA
- the galE gene encoding UDP-glucose 4-epimerase GalE translates to MEVLVTGGAGYIGSHVVRELMKTPYDIVVIDNLQKGHREAVLAGEFYRCDLADRQKLDEIFSDHDIGAVIHLAADSLVGESMENPQKYYQNNLTAGLNLLEIMLEHNVMKMVFSSTAAVYGSPDNIPIEESDTAKPASPYGRSKLFYEEILADFDNAYGLGFVSLRYFNACGADYEAGIGEDHDPETHLIPLVLKTALRQRDKLKIFGTDYKTRDGTCIRDYIHVSDLARAHILALEKLEEEGESSIYNLGSGDGFSVKEVIEAAREVTGREIEAEPAERRPGDPPVLIASSEKIRKELGWEREYKDLKNIIETAWRWHSSNPEGYGESKTGKEI, encoded by the coding sequence ATGGAAGTGCTGGTAACCGGAGGAGCAGGTTATATTGGTTCCCATGTGGTCAGGGAATTGATGAAAACCCCCTATGATATTGTCGTTATCGATAATCTCCAGAAAGGCCACAGGGAGGCGGTGCTGGCCGGTGAATTTTACCGCTGTGATCTGGCTGACAGGCAGAAGCTGGACGAAATTTTTTCTGACCATGATATCGGAGCTGTCATTCACCTGGCGGCAGACAGTCTGGTAGGGGAATCGATGGAAAACCCTCAGAAGTATTATCAGAACAATCTGACAGCAGGGCTTAACCTGCTGGAAATTATGCTCGAACACAATGTGATGAAAATGGTTTTTTCCTCAACAGCTGCGGTTTATGGCAGTCCGGATAATATACCGATTGAAGAATCAGATACCGCGAAGCCCGCCAGCCCTTACGGGCGCAGCAAGCTTTTTTATGAGGAAATTTTAGCAGATTTTGATAATGCCTATGGACTGGGTTTTGTATCTCTGCGCTATTTCAATGCCTGTGGTGCCGATTATGAAGCCGGAATTGGAGAAGATCATGATCCGGAAACACATCTGATACCGCTGGTATTGAAAACCGCCCTCAGGCAGCGGGATAAGCTCAAAATTTTCGGCACTGATTATAAAACCCGCGATGGTACCTGTATCAGAGATTATATTCATGTCAGCGATCTGGCCCGGGCCCACATACTGGCTTTAGAAAAACTGGAGGAAGAAGGGGAAAGCAGTATTTACAACCTGGGCAGTGGTGATGGCTTTTCCGTGAAGGAGGTTATTGAGGCAGCTCGAGAGGTTACCGGCCGGGAGATAGAGGCCGAACCGGCAGAGCGCAGACCAGGGGATCCTCCTGTTCTGATCGCCAGCTCCGAGAAGATCAGAAAAGAGCTGGGCTGGGAGAGAGAATATAAAGATCTCAAAAATATCATCGAAACTGCCTGGCGCTGGCATTCCAGCAATCCTGAAGGATACGGCGAGAGCAAAACAGGAAAGGAGATATGA